A genome region from Anastrepha ludens isolate Willacy chromosome 3, idAnaLude1.1, whole genome shotgun sequence includes the following:
- the LOC128856269 gene encoding uncharacterized protein LOC128856269, with translation MENIKKSKTIWLPSADEAFLDIWGEKAAELRGPRKNSHIYAEMAQSLGVLGHEVRPIDIKYKIHNFTMKYRKCKAEQGTGCSPVSWKHYQRVHQIIGSDRVNNVDAVVVDSITGMPDSVASPAPSLSPISSASFSFSPPSSPALNEASASAKVSELNETIKSAMTENNKLTAELIDIEKKKVAAIELLTKSVVSFLERN, from the exons atggaaaacattaaaaaatctaaaactatTTGGCTTCCTTCTGCGGACGAAGCATTTCTAGATATATGGGGTGAGAAGGCAGCTGAATTGCGAGGTCCACGCAAGAACTCACATATATATGCGGAGATGGCTCAGTCGCTGGGAGTTCTTGGACATGAGGTCCGTCCAATTgacattaaatataaaattcacaaTTTCACAATGAAATATag AAAATGCAAAGCAGAACAAGGGACAGGATGTTCTCCTGTTTCTTGGAAGCACTACCAGAGGGTTCACCAAATAATAGGAAGCGATAGAGTAAATAATGTTGATGCGGTCGTTGTGGATAGTATAAcag gcaTGCCTGATTCGGTTGCTTCGCCAGCTCCATCACTTTCGCCAATATCGTCtgcttcattttcattttcgccACCATCGTCTCCAGCACTGAACGAAGCTTCCGCTTCTGCGAAAGTAAGTGAATTAAACGAAACGATTAAATCTGCTATGAcggaaaacaataaattaactgCTGAGTTAATTGATATCGAGAAAAAAAA
- the LOC128856270 gene encoding uncharacterized protein LOC128856270, giving the protein MSEVMELSEDIRNIFCKYKEKQKVDLFRTLNDVKCCECGHQSRIRNVQHKTSIYRRMTIFYQFILSILTILLLMAAYALWAARRYNHVRLFGTGGCTSTFLWTYDDCIVAR; this is encoded by the exons ATGTCCGAGGTAATGGAATTATCCGAGGATATTCGaaatatattttgcaaatatAAGGAGAAGCAAAAGGTCGATCTTTTTCGAACACTCAATGATGTGAAATGTTGTGAATGCGGCCATCAGTCACGTATACGCAATGTCCAACACAAAACCTCCAT CTATCGGAGAATGACAATTTTCTACCAATTCATATTGTCAATTTTAACGATACTACTTTTGATGGCCGCTTATGCGCTGTGGGCGGCCAGACGCTATAACCATGTGCGATTATTTGGAACTGGAGGTTGTACTTCAACATTCTTGTGGACATATGATGACTGCATTGTGGCTCGTTAG